CCTGAAGATGAGGAGGAGTACGGCGACGAAACGGTTGACGACGTTGCGATGCCTGACGGTGAAGCAGCCGAAACCGGCGAGCCGACTGCCGAGTCCAGTGATTCCACAGAGGAAGGAGCCCGGTGAACCCTCAGCGCCCCATCCTGCGACGCTGTGTCGCCTGCCGTCAGCTGCTGGACCGCAGCCTTCTCTGGCGGATTGTGCGTGACTATCGGGATGGGGTTCTCCTCGATGACGGAATGGGGCGTTCGGCCTATCTCTGTCCTCAGGAGAGCTGTTTAGAAGAAGCACAACGTCGGAAACGACTGCAGAAAGCCCTGCGATGCCAGGTGCCTGACAGCGTGATGGCGACGTTGAAGCAGCGACTATTCCCTGATAAGGAGACAGTCGCTGAGGCAAGATGAACACTGGCCCCACCTTGAGTGGTGCCCCGAGGCACACCGTGCCCGGACCGACCGGAGACCTGAATGACCAGCAGCGGCAAAGTCAGAATCTATGAGCTGTCCAAGGACCTTGGTCTGGACAACAAAGACGTGCTGGATGCCGCTGAGAAGCTGTCCATTGCGGCCAAGAGCCACAGCAGCTCGATCAGCGAGACAGAGGCTGGCAAAATCCGCAGCCTCTTAAAGGCAGGGAGCGCACAGCGCATTGCAGCCTCTCCCGCGAAACCCGCGCCAAGCAAGGCCATCCTCTCGGTTCAAAAAGCTGCAGATTCGAGCAACAACGCTCCAGCACGTCCAGTACAGCCAAAACCCGCAGCCAAACCACTCCCTGCCGCGCCGGCTGCGCCGACGCAAGCGAAATCTCCTCAGCAGCCGCCTGCCAGGCCTTCCGCCCCCTCACGACCGGCGACCCCGAAAGCTGCAGCTCCACAGACCAGCGCACCTCAAAAACCGGTGGTACGCCAGCAACCAGCGGCACAGCAACCGGTCCCGAGACCAAAACCGGCACCAGCACCAGCGCCGGAACGCACCGTCAGCCGACCTCCATCGCCTCCTGCACGCCCGGTTCCCCAGCAACCCTCCGCGCCTGCACCGAAGCCACGCGGTGCCGCTCCCGTCCGGAGAAGTTCCCCCAACGATGCACCGCGGCCGGCGAATGCACCCTCGAGCCGTCCCCAGCCCAAAACTCCTGTCAACAGGAATGCCCCCCCACCGCAACGGCCGGCTGCCAAGCCCGAATTAGTGGGCCGCCCACAACCCAAGCGACCGGAAGGACCTCCAGCCCGACAAAACGCAGGACCAGGTTCTCCAAGACCGGCTGTCAGCCCTCGCCCCAGTGCGCCAGGGAGCCAAAGAAATATGCCCCAACGTCCAGCCGGTGCCCAGCGCCCCGGAGCGCCCACGCGGCCTGGAACTGGAGCGGGCCGTCCGTCTCGCCCCGGTGGGAACACCCTTGAGCTTGTCGGCAAGCCGATCCGTCGAGACAGCAGCGGAAGCAAAGGTGATGGTGGCCGTCCTCCTGGTGGAGCACGCCCCGCATCCGGCGGCAACCGTCCAGCCATGCCACCCGGCATGCGCAAACCGGTCGCACCCGGTGAGCTCATGCAGCTCCAGAAACCTTCCGGACGTCCAGGTGCTCCCCCGCCGAGACGGCCTGACGGCACGCCTGTCACTCCAAGAGGAGACGGTCCGAAAGCAACCCCTCCGGTCACCCGCCCCGCGGCGACTCCGCCATCGCCAGCGACAGCCCCAAGGCGCCCCGGCGGCTTCAGGCCCGGCGCTGGTCCTGGAGGGCAGCGCCGCCCTGGTCGGCCTGACTGGGATGACAGCGCCAAGCTGGACGCTCTGCGCAACCGTTCACCGCAGAAGCAACGCCAAAAAGTTCACATCATCGGCGAGAACGACGATTCCCTGGCTGCACAGACCGGTGGATTCGCTGGCGAGCAGGAAAACATGGTGCTGTCGGCCAGCCTGGCGCGCCCCTCCAAGCCGAAATCCCAGCACAAGTCTGCACCGAAACCGGTGGCGGCCATGCGCAAGCGCCGCAAGGAAACCACGCGACAGCGCCAGCGGAGGCGGGCCATGGAGCTGCGGGCTGCTCGGGAAGCGAAGCAGGTAAGGCCCGAGATGATCGTTGTTCCGGAGGACAACCTCACGGTTCAGGAGCTGGCCGACATGTTGAGTGTCGAAAGCTCGGAAATCATCAAATCCCTCTTCTTCAAGGGAATCATCGCCACGGTCACCCAGTCTCTCGACATGCCCACGATCGAGACCGTGGCGGAAGAATTCGGTGTTCCCGTCCTTCAGGACGACGTTGAGGAGGCTGCGAAGAAGACCGTGGAAATGATCGAGGAAAAAGACCTCGACCATCTCATCCGCCGTCCCCCGGTCGTCACCGTCATGGGCCACGTGGATCACGGCAAGACAAGCCTCCTCGACGCGATCCGCAAGGCGCGTGTTGCGGCGGGCGAAGCCGGTGGCATCACCCAGCACATCGGTGCTTATCAAGTCGAGATCGAACACAGCGGCGAACCTCGCAGGCTCACCTTCCTTGACACTCCTGGCCACGAAGCGTTCACAGCCATGCGCGCCCGTGGAACGAAGGTCACAGACGTGGCGGTCCTCGTGGTGGCAGCTGATGACGGAGTGCGGCCTCAGACGCTCGAAGCCATCAGCCACGCGCGCGCTGCCGAAGTGCCCATCGTTGTGGCCATCAACAAGATCGACAAGGAAGGGGCTTCACCTGATCGGGTGAAGCAAGAGCTGTCTGAACAGAATCTCCTGGCCGAGGAGTGGGGCGGTGATGTGGTGATGGTGCCTGTCAGTGCCATCAAGTCGGAGAACATCGACAAACTGCTGGAGATGCTCCTGCTGGTCACCGAAGTCGAGGATCTGCAGGCCAATCCCGATCGCCTGGCCCGTGGCACGGTGATCGAAGCGCACCTCGACAAGGCCAAGGGTCCAGTGGCCACCCTTCTCGTGCAAAACGGAACGTTGCGAACGGGCGATGTGGTGGCGGCCGGTCCTGTGCTCGGCAAAGTCCGCGCCATGGTCGATGACGCCAGCGTTCGCCTCAAGGAGGCAGGTCCTTCCTGTGCGGTGGAAGCGCTTGGATTCAGCGAAGTGCCGACGGCCGGTGATGAGTTTGAGGTGTACCCGGATGAGAAGTCAGCCCGTGCCGTGGTCGGCGACCGCGCCTCCGATGCCAGGGCCACCCGCCTGGCCCAGCAGATGGCTTCGCGCCGTGTCTCCCTCACCGCCATGTCTGGTCAGGCGAATGACGGCGACCTCAAGGAGCTCAATCTGATCCTCAAGGCCGATGTACAGGGCTCGGTTGAAGCCATTCTTGGCTCGCTCGAACAGTTGCCGAAGGATGAAGTTCAGGTGAGGGTCCTGCTCTCGGCGCCTGGCGAGATCACAGAAACGGATGTCGACCTGGCTGCAGCATCCGGAGCCGTGATCGTGGGCTTCAACACCTCCATGGCCTCAGGAGCTCGCAAGGCCGCCGATGCCAACGGTGTGGACGTGCGTGATTACGACGTGATCTACAAGCTCCTGGAAGACATCCAGTTGGCCATGGAAGGCCTGCTGGAACCGGAGCTCGTGGAAGAAGCCCTGGGCGAGGCCGAGGTGCGGGCCGTGTTCACGATCGGCAAGAGCGCCGTAGCCGGCTGCTACGTCACCAGCGGGAAACTGCAGCGGAACTGCAGAGTTCGTGTGCATCGCGGAAAGGAGATCGTCTACGCCGGCGACCTCGACTCTCTGCGCCGCAACAAGGACGACGTCAAGGAAGTGGCGACTGGTTTCGAATGCGGCGTGGGCACGGATCGCTTTGCCAACTGGCAAGACGGTGACCGCATTGAAGCCTTCAAGATGGTCACTCAGCGCCGCAAGCTCACCACCTGATGATCACCCGCCGAGAGCCGCTCCTCTGGCTTCAGCTCATGGCCTTGGCCGTGATTCCGCTGGAGCTCGAGCTGCTCAGGCTCGTTCTTGCTGGCAGCAGCTTCGGGCCCTCTCCAGCCCTGGAACGCCTTTTGGTCTGGAGTCTGTCTGTGGTGGCGCCGGGTTACTGGCTGGTGCAACGACCCGTGGACTGGGGATCACTGCTGCTG
The sequence above is a segment of the Synechococcus sp. PROS-7-1 genome. Coding sequences within it:
- a CDS encoding YlxR family protein — its product is MNPQRPILRRCVACRQLLDRSLLWRIVRDYRDGVLLDDGMGRSAYLCPQESCLEEAQRRKRLQKALRCQVPDSVMATLKQRLFPDKETVAEAR
- the infB gene encoding translation initiation factor IF-2 — encoded protein: MTSSGKVRIYELSKDLGLDNKDVLDAAEKLSIAAKSHSSSISETEAGKIRSLLKAGSAQRIAASPAKPAPSKAILSVQKAADSSNNAPARPVQPKPAAKPLPAAPAAPTQAKSPQQPPARPSAPSRPATPKAAAPQTSAPQKPVVRQQPAAQQPVPRPKPAPAPAPERTVSRPPSPPARPVPQQPSAPAPKPRGAAPVRRSSPNDAPRPANAPSSRPQPKTPVNRNAPPPQRPAAKPELVGRPQPKRPEGPPARQNAGPGSPRPAVSPRPSAPGSQRNMPQRPAGAQRPGAPTRPGTGAGRPSRPGGNTLELVGKPIRRDSSGSKGDGGRPPGGARPASGGNRPAMPPGMRKPVAPGELMQLQKPSGRPGAPPPRRPDGTPVTPRGDGPKATPPVTRPAATPPSPATAPRRPGGFRPGAGPGGQRRPGRPDWDDSAKLDALRNRSPQKQRQKVHIIGENDDSLAAQTGGFAGEQENMVLSASLARPSKPKSQHKSAPKPVAAMRKRRKETTRQRQRRRAMELRAAREAKQVRPEMIVVPEDNLTVQELADMLSVESSEIIKSLFFKGIIATVTQSLDMPTIETVAEEFGVPVLQDDVEEAAKKTVEMIEEKDLDHLIRRPPVVTVMGHVDHGKTSLLDAIRKARVAAGEAGGITQHIGAYQVEIEHSGEPRRLTFLDTPGHEAFTAMRARGTKVTDVAVLVVAADDGVRPQTLEAISHARAAEVPIVVAINKIDKEGASPDRVKQELSEQNLLAEEWGGDVVMVPVSAIKSENIDKLLEMLLLVTEVEDLQANPDRLARGTVIEAHLDKAKGPVATLLVQNGTLRTGDVVAAGPVLGKVRAMVDDASVRLKEAGPSCAVEALGFSEVPTAGDEFEVYPDEKSARAVVGDRASDARATRLAQQMASRRVSLTAMSGQANDGDLKELNLILKADVQGSVEAILGSLEQLPKDEVQVRVLLSAPGEITETDVDLAAASGAVIVGFNTSMASGARKAADANGVDVRDYDVIYKLLEDIQLAMEGLLEPELVEEALGEAEVRAVFTIGKSAVAGCYVTSGKLQRNCRVRVHRGKEIVYAGDLDSLRRNKDDVKEVATGFECGVGTDRFANWQDGDRIEAFKMVTQRRKLTT